In Musa acuminata AAA Group cultivar baxijiao chromosome BXJ2-3, Cavendish_Baxijiao_AAA, whole genome shotgun sequence, the following proteins share a genomic window:
- the LOC135583206 gene encoding peptidyl-prolyl cis-trans isomerase CYP18-1: protein MSVTLHTNLGDIKCEVFCDEVPKTAENFLALCASGYYDGTIFHRNIKGFMIQGGDPTGTGKGGTSIWGKKFNDEIRESLKHNARGMLSMANSGPNTNGSQFFLTYAKQPHLNGLYTIFGKVIHGFEVLDLMEKTQTGPGDRPLAEIRLNRVTIHANPLAG, encoded by the exons ATG TCGGTCACCCTGCACACGAATCTCGGCGACATCAAGTGCGAGGTCTTCTGCGACGAAGTCCCCAAGACCGCGGAG AACTTTTTAGCACTTTGTGCCAGTGGTTATTATGATGGAACCATATTTCATAGAAATATCAAGGGTTTCATGATCCAAGGTGGAGATCCTACAGGCACCGGTAAGGGAGGAACCAGCATATGGGGCAAGAAGTTCAATGATGAAATCCGGGAGTCACTCAAG cATAATGCGAGGGGCATGCTCTCAATGGCCAATAGTGGCCCAAACACAAACGGAAGCCAGTTCTTCTTAACTTATGCCAAGCAACCTCATCTAAATGGACTCTACACAATTTTTGGAAAAGTCATTCATGGGTTTGAAGTTCTGGACCTTATGGAAAAG ACACAAACAGGACCAGGTGATCGACCACTAGCTGAGATCAGGCTTAATCGTGTGACCATCCATGCAAATCCTCTTGCCGGTTAA